From the genome of Medicago truncatula cultivar Jemalong A17 chromosome 2, MtrunA17r5.0-ANR, whole genome shotgun sequence:
ATGATTGACACGGAGTGTGCTTGTATGAACCGCTAATGTGCCACCACTGTCAGGTCTCCGAATTGGTGAAGTTTTATCCTCTTTTTCAAGTGCCGGAGATGATGAAGCTAAATTGTCTGATATCTGCAGTCTTTCCAGTTTTGGAACTGAATAATCTGCTaggaaaaatggaaaatgaacAGCTAAAGAAAATTGGCATAATAAGTAAACAAGACttctcaaaaatatatatatatccatcaATGGACAGATGCTTACATAGAAGGTCAACATATGTCAGAATTTCAACAAAGTGAATGACTTAAAAGTTACAAATCCTAGTTTCTTAACAATAAGCCAATgattaaaaactaaataaaaattgagactATTTCCTTCTTGTTTTCATTCACTATTAATAAACTATTGTTTTCGTTAAGAATTACAAAAACTacaagttttcattttgtttccAACTTTCAAGAGTttattgcaataaaaaaaacaaagtgaaaacaacaatttatcAACTAGCATTTCTCAATAGAAGAAGTTTATCCTAGTTCCTAGTCTTATTATAACACAAATAGTTAGTAGTCTTTGGTGTTCAAACAGATTTGAGCAAAATAGATTATTATGACATGCTCTCTTTATTTTCAACACAACCAAAATCTATGGAGCAACAACACTGATGcatatgattatattcaatCGCTTCCATTTATCAAATCATTACCGGTGTTGACGTATtagtgtcagtgtcgtgtccaCAGTCTGTGTATGCTTCGTTGTTTCATAGACAAAATATACCTTTTAACCAGTATTAGTAACTTGTATTGCAGCAcatgttttaatttaaaataaggaTGTAATAACACATTTAGAGCAAAGCAAAGCTTTCTTATGAATaattaggctctgtttggataaacagcttaagtAAGCACTTATAgcaaaatcacttatttctatgacaatagataaaataaagtcacattgttttcatatactccccccgtccctaattataagacccttttgttaaaatcacaattttatccttaagagagagagagttagtttatgttttccatatgctacttattgctgattgaagaaaaaaatgtataataaataagagcatgtatgtaaagaaataattaatgtagttggaaataacaaaggggtcttataaaaagggacaaaaaaaaattctcaaaaggtcttataattagggacggagggagtaatcaATAATCATGTTATAGGCGAGAGAATATTGAATATACCTGACGATGGAGCATTTCGCTGCAATTCTTCAACATTTCTATCTCGATGAACACCACCGGAACTTGATCCCACCGTTTTCTTCACACCATAATTTCGATTCCATGGATATGCGGTAGCAGTAGCACTAGTATCAGACCTTGATCGTCTCCATTCCGGTTCCCAAACACTACTTGCATTCACCTTTGAGCTTCTCCATTCCAGTTCCTTTTTCTGCTCCTCTATTTTCTTTTCACCTTCATCGCCGGTACcggaaggagaaggagaagcgGTTGGTTTCCCTCGCCGCCATTCTGGTTGGAGTGTAAGGGTTTGCTCTCTTCCTGTTGAGGCAGTTCGGCGTCGCCATTCTGGTTGCAGACTCACCTCGTCGGACGGTTGCTGAGTTCCTCTTCCGCCGTAACCCTCGCCGGCGGCTTCCATTGGGGGCAATCACTTGATCAGGGTTTGGATCAAAAGCtctaataattttgaaaaaaaaaatactacagtaaaatttgaaaaaattgaattcattcaatattttattttacgaaatAAGTATACTTTCgataaaaaatggaaatttttattttacttttttaccaaaatttataatagtttaaactttgaatgattttgaggaaaaaatatCTAATGTAAAATTGTATTGATGTGGTGTCATTTAATTTTGGTTCGATTTTAGAAATACTAAATCGTTCttatttgattaattatgaTAATTTGGATTGGATTAATTCACTCAAGTAGTTTTATTGatatgtaaatatttatttatattgtgTCAAATAATATCAATATAACTCAAGAGTactttgtttcaaaaaaataaaaaaactcaagagtacttcttcaaaaaaaaaaaaaaaactcaagaacATTTGTATAAAATGGTACGAGATCTCTCGatttaactaaatattttaaattaaatcatcTTAACATGCAACGGTATTAAATCTTTTGAAGAGAAGTACATGATACACaactaaaaaaatcaacatatataaCATACTAAAAATTCgtattattcaataattttttgacaaataatattATACAATAATGTTATtgccaaaaatatattattttaataaaaagtcgATCACATTTAGAACATaggaaatagaaaagaaaaaaaaatatttatgtattaccgttatgtaattttgtttttgacaaaacaatTTCTATAACATTTCATTGATCAATATATGTTGTATATAATTTGCGATCAACCTCATTTGTTTGCCTCGTAATAAATATAACACTATAGTtacataaaaagaagaaaatacagTTTTATAATTATGCAACATAACATGAAATTCCTTCAAAATCAAGAGGAACTACATTACGCTCATGGGGGCTCAATTGAGTGCCGACAAAAAGTCAAGAACACCTCGATCTATACACCATTTAGTTCTAGCAAGTATGAATGGATGACTCTCATTTCGAATACAATAATATAGCTTTCAATTAGGGAAATATCTGACTTTTAATTAATAGACAAACAGTAAGACTCTCTTATCTAATAGTTCCTTATGTTGAATCACCATTAACACATTATTGCATATTTCACTTTCTCATCTCCTCTCCTCTCCCGCGTAAGGAACaaaaattttggaatttgaaaAACCCATATACAGTAGAGATAATGAGCCTTCTAATCTTGACCCCCGATTTTAAATCCAAAGACTATTATTTTCACTTGATATCATTTACGAAAAGTTATACATtgcgcatatatatatatatagattaccAAAATGCgtatttagatttttatttacatatttaagtgAGTTGATATGCATGGTTTGAAATCTACGTAATAATTTTGGGATGCACATATAAGAACCAAAGCGACATGTAAGGTGcaaagcaaaaagaaaacaagaagaGTTATAATTTTAGACATATGCGTTCTCATTCTTCCACTCAATCCCCGAAACTCACTCTCTTTCCCGTGAGTTCTTTCTTTGACATTCCTCTTtgcagaaagaaagaaaatattttacaaacttcttattcaaTCAAAATTTAACGTGTGTGTGACATGAAGCAACCCAAAGAACATTACTATTACATTTTTCTTCTCGTTTTGGGTTTCTCTCATGAAAGATCATAGAAAACATAGCAGAGCCATTTCATGGAGCACATTCTTTTGGTTCACTATTGTGGTTGTCTTATCTTCCATTATCTTTACCTCCCTAATTATTTCATCCATCCACCCCTTCTACCTCCCTCGATTTCACATCCCAATTGCAGCTTTGAAATGGCCAACTCCAGTGCCACCCCAAATCACAATTCGGGAAACAGTTTTGCTTCCTGatcatgttttaattttcttaaactaCCCTTTATCTTTTCGCTATCACACCAAACGTGACCTTCAATGTGTTTACTCTTCAGATCATGACTCAAAACCTCGTCTCACTCAAGAACCGGTTCAACTTTACTCGATTAGGCTTCACGAACAAATTGTACGTTGTCCAATCCCTCCACGTGGTGAGAATATATCACTTATGATAAAATCCAACGGTCccattcaaataaaaaagtcGTCAATCCATAATTGGGAACCACTAGTCTACGAAGCTCTCTTCGATCGCGACAACACCACCATCGTATTTGTGAAAGGCCTTAATCTACGACCAGAGAAATTAGGTGAACCCTCTAGATTCCAATGTGTATATGGTTGGGATTTCACGAAGCCGAATTTCTTATTTAAATCTGATGTTCTATCAGTTGCTCAAGAGATAATAAGATGCAAAACACCTATCAGCATATTAACACAAGTCCAATCCCAAAGCCAAGCTTATGTTAAAGTCTCTATTCAAGTTGAAGGCAAGAAAATATTTCCCTCCATAGCAAGGCCTGAGCTTATTTCATCACAGAAACCAGCAAGGCGAAGAAAACCGCACGAGCTGTGCATTTGCACGATGCTCAGAAACCAAGCACGGTTCATCAAAGAATGGGTCATGTACCATGCAAAAATTGGAGTTGAACGTTGGTTTATTTACGATAATAACAGTGACGATGATATAGAAAATGTGATTGGATTCTTACAAACTGCGGGTTACAACGTGACATGGCATCTATGGGCATGGGTAAAAACTCAAGAGGCAGGGTTTGCTCATTGTGCTCTACGGGCCCAGTCCTCGTGCGAGTGGGTTGGGTTTATTGACGTGGATGAGTTCTTCAACGTAAAGATACAAGGAGGCTTGAAACATGTTATTTGGCACTATTCAAAGTCGAGAGACAATAATGTGGCTGAAATAAGAACATCGTGTTATAGTTTTGGGCCTTCAGGCCTAAAGGAAGTGCCACGTGAAGGAGTCATGATGGGGTACACGTGTCGTTTGGCAGAACGCGAGAGACATAAGAGTATTGTGAGACCTGATGCACTTAATCAAACACTCATTAATGTGGTACACCACTTTCATTTAAGAAGACCTTTTATGTTCACTGATGTAGAAAAAGATGTAATGGTCATTAACCATTATAAATATCAAGTATGGAAAGTATTCAAACAAAAGTTTTATAGGAGGGTTGCAACTTATGTCGCAGATTGGAAAAAAGATCAAAATGTCGAGTCTAAGGATAGGGTACCCGGTTTGGGAACCAAACCAGTCGAACCCGCTGATTGGTCAAACCGATTTTGTGAGGTAAGGGATATGGGGTTGCGAAATTGGGTTTTCAACAATTTTATGGATAGACGCACCCATCTTTTTCCATGGCAACCAGAGTTTCAACGTCACATAATTAAAAGGAGACGAAGGCGaaaagaaaatgtcattttatgatGTGATAACTTTAAATTATACAATATTTACAttcttttttcattgtttttcttacAATACACCGTATTTTGAGGTTTCTCATCCTACATGGATGTAACTTTGTAGATGACCTAGATGATTTGTATATAGTGTAATTACATTATCAACTAGTAGGTTTAGTGTTattatttaaacttaaaaaGCAACATGTATTCAATTAAAATAGTGTGATTctctattttttgttgttgttatacaTGTTACAAagtattaaatttttgaaagcaACAATATTAgaacatatataatttattaagtacagaaatttctttctttctgaacCATACTGATATATCTTTAAAACAAATGCATATAATCACTTAGAAGGAAACTGTTTATTCTCAAATACCTATCTGCACCAAGGGTATCAAAAGGTATTAAACTGGTAACTGATTGGCACAAAAGAAGATACTCATGGAGGAATCTAGATTCaaaaattttattacttttactCTCAACTAGTTTACAAAGTCTTAAGACTTTTGTAAAGTTCTGATGAGACAATTTGTTCAAGAACAAAGAGAGTGCATACTTAGGTACTTGAGTTACACTACATAGTTTGAGATATGGTAAAAGTCAAATGCATGGCCGTCCCTAAGAATTTGGAGGCTCAGCTCTGGGAATGAAAAGAGGCCAGTGATAAAAttaaaacgttttttttttaaagagcaatgttctatttatattttttaaaagataaatataaggtgCGGTATATATGTGGTACACCCaaaggtgaaaatgactaccgtatacatgaggaacccccacctaacaccaaatGCAAGAGGACCtaattctaataggcctaaaagGCTAAAACAAGGGGACAGAAAATGGCTGAGGGTATTAAAAACAATTGGAGGACAGTAGTACCagtgggtattaaaaaaaaaattgaggcccaTGATTGAGGGAAGCCCAGCTCTGTTGAGCTGTTTGCATCCCCTCAGGGCCGGCCCTGgtcaaatgaaattaaaaatttactTGGCTATGATGATAGTTATTAGTTTCAAAATCTTGATATGAAGAGCACTACTACTACTAATGCATTTTCCTTAAGCTTTTGTATGTTACCTTAGATGTCAATGAAATAAGAAAATCTAGTTAAATCCACTACAAAATCGTAATATGTAGCAACATCTATAGCAATAAAGTTATTTGGCTGaagaaaattatgttttgtttgtaAATACACGGTTGGGAAgccattaaattttataataatttataaatgaaaatgCAAACGTATTTCAAGCTATACAAGAAGTTGTCAAAACACAAGTGAATCTATCAGAAGGAAATATTGAGTATAATAATACATCTAGTGAATTTCCCACAAATATTTATGATCCCGAGCAATGGAAAATATTGTAAGGATCCTAAATTAAAGAGTGAAACCATGTGTTTAGTAACTTATGtgctttaaatttttattacgaATGAACATTTGGTacgatattttatttgttaggAATGAACTAAATATATGTGAGTCCTAACCACTAGGAATAAAATGTGTGAGCGGGACTCCCGATCACTAtgctacttaaaaaaaaaaatgaagttacaTAATTTTGGTTCAACAATTGAACATATGCATATATACTCCATCATTTTCATTCTTTATGAATGACTTCTTTTAATCCTTGGATGAATACAGGATATCAAACGGCATCTTAACTTTGAGTTGAAACTATTAATTATATTCCCATCCGGATGGTCCCTTACATAATAGAAAAAAGATGTAATAGGAAAAGAATCacctaaaaaaactaaaaatgtaatGAAGATTACCACGTGATGACGTGCACAGTACATGTAGAGACAAGACGGGACCATACCATGCAGATTATTCATCCACCTCATCTAAGTTTTGAGCTTAGATAGCCGACTTCTCTTGCTCAACTCTTCACTATTAAAagaagtttttttcttcttcttttttggtgGTATGCTTCGGCCCATGCATCcctaaaaaagtaatttaatattgTATGGACCATTGATCCACATATCAGATATTAAACTGATAAGAACATATACTACACTTGATCTTAGTCAAAAGACCGAGAAAAATATTACTATTAAAAGAAGTTGAGTTATcggcaaaaaaataattaactttaATATTCTTAACACTTCGCAACATAATTAAAGATAATccgtaaaaaaacatataataagagattgatttcatcatattttattgttgCTAATTCAACTTTTTCTAGTACTAATGATCATATTTTATAGAATTTCTTCCATATAAAAGCAATATTAAGTTTTTGTGtgacattttctttcaaattttatccTCATTAAACTATTCACTTATTTATCAAACGaagtaattgaattttttaaatttatatacatatatctAAAGTGGGTTTAAGTTTTAGTTTAGctactttttctttcaattttatcattgatttaaactattttattcaatcaaaaaactaaatttgtataaataatcgaataaaattgaattacttccattatttttatctataaaCGTGACAAACCAATACATAAAATCTTGTTTGAAAGAAATAGTCACATTTAATATTTGTCCgatggaaataaaaaattggacaGCACGCTAGTGCATAGAAGGACAATGAAAGAGCATTGGTGGGGTGGCTAATATTCTCATGTATTAATGGCTGCTACGTGACAATTTATACCAAAATGAACTCTAGTCGCATAACATGTTGCTAGATTGGTGTGTGATCTAAAATAAGATGGTCCAACCACACAACAGTAACTTGCCAAAATGTACTGGGGCCATCTGAATTGGATGAAGCTTGAGGTGTAAGGATGAGGAATTATGATGGAAGGAAAAGAGTGGTACTTGACAATGAAAGCTTGGCTAGAATTTCCTTTATGAGAAGGATATGTCAAGGATAATCACTTTAGCAAAGTGTGAGTGTAAGTCCTTGTTGTCAAAGATATTAACTTGTCCTCCTCACGAGGGCATTGTGTACAGTTCAAGAATGATTGATCACTATTAGACATGATGAGTACACGTTATCATTCttccatctaaaaaaattacacgAGAGAAGAAGAGCAGTTATTAGGTTTAGTTTTAGTTGAAATGTTGAGTTAAAGTTATTTGACTCAAGTGATTAATGATTGAATTCAAGTGATTAATGAGCTTTATCAGTAGACGAATCGTTCGCTCGTGAGAACTTAAGTTCGATTTTTGGATGAAACAAATCTTGGTCAGACTATACTTAACTCATGGTTGAACTTCGGATTACCAGAGTCCCTTATATAAAAGACATGACTTATATATTAAGTGACTTAATGATTTTGATGTTGAGGGTTTCTCGACTTCATGTTTAAGCGACTTAATGTTTTTGGTGGAGAGATGTGTTGATATCTTGTTAGTCTTGGACTATCGGTTTGTTATTGCTCTCGACGTTCTGATACTCCGGAACATAGAGGACCTAATTATAATTGTGATATTTGGAGAATCAAATGGCCAGATGAAAACAGTTAGGCCATAGTTGTGATACTTGAAGAACTCAACTAATGCAATTGATAACGGAGGGACCAAACTTGTGCAATCGTTTTACTTGAAGGATCTCATTTATACAATTGGTATCTCAAAGACCAAAACTACACAAATACAATATTAGAATCTAAACTACAATTAGAATAAATTATCTACCAAGTTACTCTCTCCGTTTTCCACATTCTAAGTAATTTTGGAAGATTAGTTTTACTTAAGACCGCACATCAATAATTGCTTTAAGTATTTTTGGGTCAACCTACATTATATTagggttagttttttttattgaaggacATATTAGGGTTAGTTTTAAAAGTATGATAACTATTTAATAATAGTGTAATTAGGCTTCAAAATCCGGCATCACATTATATTTCAAGTTTTCTACCCGAAATGGTTTCTTGTATTAAATAATACTCACAAAAACTATTCAGTTATGTCTTCTatctttaacaaaaaattaagattttttatcCAAGAGATTCTATTTCTGAATGCTCACCCTGTCACAGTCTATAGCAAACAGTAGCACATGACCAAGAGATAAGTTGTTATACATgtgtaaacaaataaaaataaaataaaaattgtaaggtTCTATTTTTGTCCAATTATTTTCTGTTACCCATGTGACCAAGTGCAAACACAGAAACAGTTGTAACATTAGTACAAATTTTGTAGTCTAGGACAAAGATGACACTGAGGTCGAGATGAATCTATGTTAGGCATGTCCTAGCATTCTACTCATCTTTTGAAAGTTCCATTTCTTCCAATTTTGTAATGGTTTCTTTCTTTGGCAAAACAAACtttttcataattcatatatttgAAATCATAAGCTTCTAcgaataaaacaaatattaggTTTCTCTTGCTGGAAAATATTCCCTACCCTATCAAACTAATCAACTATACAAAATTCAATGATATATGGTTACAATCATACTTATTGAAATGAAATGgaataatactaatattaagGAAAATACAATCGACTGAGTGCAAGTTTGAATTGACCGGAAGATTATCAGAATCATTATATATCAATGTGATTTTGACGTAAACTCTTCTACAAAATCACAAtatcattgtatttttttcaaactCAGCGTTCATCGAAACATACAAGGAGagatattcaacaaaatcataatattattgttttaattGTATGCTTCTTTTTGAGAATATTGAGATAAGCTCATTTGCAGTCCACGTCACCAGGGAGAGATTTCTGAGATGTGTGAGTGAGTCTTTGTTGAGTGATGGGAAGATAGAGTCACATCCTGCTAGCAATATGACATATTAGTAAagacaaatgaaaatgaagaaaagttaaaCTATATAGGATATAAATTagcaattaaattaaaatttataatattaagaaCATGTTCTGAAACCATATCTTATTGAAAGCATCAATGATGCCAAATCTTTTAATTGTAGACAACATAACTGTGACCACAAATTTTAGTACAAAAGTTAAAGTTTGGCATGGAATGAATACTTAATgtaattcattaaaaatttcaGACAGATTGGTTCCTCAAATTGCCATTTTCCGTTTGGCAGGGACAATcattgttatatgtaggggtcggggttcgaactccgaacacctcacttattcagcTTAAAagaaggtgaattctagccacttaACTAATTGACCAAAATTATGTAATACCTATAATTTCGAATTTACTCATTTGACATGACTTAAGAGATGTCAAGAAAATATGTACCAGAATATTTTGTAAGATACAACAATGAATATGAAGATAGaactctttcttcaacatcattATCATAATTCAATGATTGTAGTAACTGTGGTGTTAAGATTGAGAAAGCCATTTGTGGCAACTTTGTATCTTCAACTAAGTGAAGGTAGCTACACATCCATGAAATAGTTGTAAGACTTGCACGTGCTAAACTTGGAATGCCATTAGCTATAGAATTTGCAAGTGCAGATAGCAATCTCTTATTTCCACTTTTGAACAAGACACATGCTGCTCTTTTTTGCCAACTctcaccttcttcttcctcctttaatcaatcatatacaaaaaataatcaaataattttcgAGTACTAAAAAGGGAATCCACTAATACTAGAAAAATGTCTCTTGTGTGAAGTAAGAAAGACAAACTGAAACACAAGAGATGAaataaacatgtcatcatataTTGATGTTAACACCCTCGACTTACATAATCGAAATACGT
Proteins encoded in this window:
- the LOC11410167 gene encoding glycosyltransferase family 92 protein RCOM_0530710, whose product is MKDHRKHSRAISWSTFFWFTIVVVLSSIIFTSLIISSIHPFYLPRFHIPIAALKWPTPVPPQITIRETVLLPDHVLIFLNYPLSFRYHTKRDLQCVYSSDHDSKPRLTQEPVQLYSIRLHEQIVRCPIPPRGENISLMIKSNGPIQIKKSSIHNWEPLVYEALFDRDNTTIVFVKGLNLRPEKLGEPSRFQCVYGWDFTKPNFLFKSDVLSVAQEIIRCKTPISILTQVQSQSQAYVKVSIQVEGKKIFPSIARPELISSQKPARRRKPHELCICTMLRNQARFIKEWVMYHAKIGVERWFIYDNNSDDDIENVIGFLQTAGYNVTWHLWAWVKTQEAGFAHCALRAQSSCEWVGFIDVDEFFNVKIQGGLKHVIWHYSKSRDNNVAEIRTSCYSFGPSGLKEVPREGVMMGYTCRLAERERHKSIVRPDALNQTLINVVHHFHLRRPFMFTDVEKDVMVINHYKYQVWKVFKQKFYRRVATYVADWKKDQNVESKDRVPGLGTKPVEPADWSNRFCEVRDMGLRNWVFNNFMDRRTHLFPWQPEFQRHIIKRRRRRKENVIL